The following are encoded in a window of Methylocystis rosea genomic DNA:
- a CDS encoding RNA polymerase sigma factor, with product MPGEDTDGELARRAAAGEAAAFAVLAERHYDRVYALAWRCCGARAEAQDIAQDAMVKMAMGMSAFRNDCAFTTWAYRIAYTTAIDHIRARRKIVALEPARMSALVDGADGDTPEDEMMGQELWRVVRALPDQQRDAVLLVYAQDLSHGEAAALMGCSEKTVSWHLHEARKRLRNMLEVL from the coding sequence TTGCCGGGCGAAGACACCGACGGCGAATTGGCGCGACGGGCGGCCGCCGGCGAGGCTGCCGCTTTCGCCGTGTTGGCCGAGCGCCATTACGACCGGGTCTATGCGCTCGCGTGGCGCTGTTGCGGCGCGCGCGCTGAAGCGCAGGACATCGCTCAGGACGCAATGGTGAAGATGGCGATGGGGATGAGCGCCTTTCGCAACGACTGCGCCTTTACGACCTGGGCCTATCGCATCGCCTATACGACCGCGATCGATCACATCCGGGCGCGGCGCAAAATTGTGGCGCTGGAACCGGCGCGCATGTCGGCGCTCGTGGACGGCGCCGACGGCGACACCCCAGAGGATGAGATGATGGGGCAGGAACTCTGGCGCGTGGTGCGCGCCCTGCCGGATCAACAACGCGACGCCGTGCTGCTCGTCTATGCGCAGGACCTGTCGCATGGCGAGGCGGCGGCGCTGATGGGTTGTTCGGAGAAGACCGTGTCGTGGCATCTGCATGAGGCGCGCAAGCGCCTCAGGAACATGCTGGAGGTTTTGTGA
- a CDS encoding alpha/beta hydrolase — protein sequence MPEVIFTGPAGRLEGRFHQSATRGAPIAIILHPHPQFGGTMNNQIVYHLYYAFAERGFSVLRFNFRGVGRSQGAFDHGSGELSDAAAALDWAQAVNPEARACWIAGVSFGSWIGMQLLMRRPEIEGFISIAPPANRFDFSFLAPCPSSGLFIHGDQDRVAPLKEVTGLIEKLKTQKGILIEHAVVEGANHFFENRIEPLIAHVDAYLDRRLGNPPRIAIPARGD from the coding sequence ATGCCCGAGGTTATCTTCACCGGTCCGGCCGGCAGGCTCGAGGGCCGGTTCCATCAGTCCGCCACGCGCGGCGCGCCGATCGCGATCATTCTGCATCCGCATCCGCAGTTCGGCGGCACGATGAACAATCAGATTGTTTATCACCTTTACTACGCCTTCGCGGAGCGTGGTTTTTCCGTGCTGCGCTTCAATTTCCGCGGCGTCGGCCGTTCGCAGGGCGCCTTCGACCATGGCTCGGGCGAACTTTCCGACGCGGCGGCTGCGCTCGACTGGGCGCAGGCGGTCAATCCGGAAGCGCGCGCCTGCTGGATCGCGGGCGTCTCCTTCGGCTCCTGGATCGGCATGCAGCTGCTGATGCGCCGTCCTGAGATCGAAGGGTTTATCTCGATCGCGCCGCCGGCAAATCGTTTTGACTTCTCCTTCCTGGCGCCCTGCCCCTCTTCGGGCCTCTTCATTCATGGCGACCAGGACCGCGTCGCGCCGCTCAAGGAAGTGACGGGGCTCATCGAGAAGCTCAAGACGCAGAAGGGCATTCTTATCGAACATGCCGTGGTCGAGGGCGCGAACCATTTCTTCGAGAACAGGATCGAGCCGCTGATCGCGCATGTCGACGCCTATCTCGACAGGCGTCTCGGCAATCCGCCGAGGATCGCCATTCCCGCGCGGGGCGACTGA
- a CDS encoding type II toxin-antitoxin system RelE/ParE family toxin — protein MRIVRTARAEQDLIEIWSYIANENETAADWTLDALERKTRLLGLHPQIGRERPDIGKGVRSAISGAYLILYRLLEDRVEVVRYVHMRRRLEGLN, from the coding sequence ATGCGCATCGTTCGAACGGCGCGCGCGGAACAGGACCTAATCGAGATCTGGTCTTATATCGCAAATGAGAATGAGACCGCGGCGGATTGGACGTTGGATGCGCTGGAAAGGAAAACGAGATTGTTGGGCTTACATCCGCAAATCGGACGAGAGCGACCGGACATCGGCAAAGGCGTGAGAAGCGCGATAAGCGGCGCCTATCTCATCCTGTACCGGTTACTCGAGGACCGCGTGGAAGTGGTTCGCTATGTGCATATGAGACGACGGCTCGAGGGGCTGAATTGA
- a CDS encoding anhydro-N-acetylmuramic acid kinase: protein MPTYRSIGLMSGTSMDGVDVALIETDGDAAVVFGPTGHYPYSDADRALLRNALAEAATLEDRDARPGVLAFAERMVTDRHAEAVEALLRDHEIDPASVNIVGFHGQTVLHRPKQRLTIQIGDGPALAARLGLDVAYDFRAADIAAGGEGAPIVPVFHRALVLAGGMKGEVALLNIGGVANVTYVADGEEPIACDTGPGNALIDDLMLQRTGAPIDRHGHMAARGRVNEATLLKMLAHPFFDQPPPKSLDRNAFALDAVAKLSTEDAAATLTAFTASSVLRLFPHLPTQPQLLIVCGGGARNPILVRELVMRLPCKVTTADAVGWSADSMEAQAFAYLAARVLEGLPLTFPTTTGAPQAMCGGVLARAAA, encoded by the coding sequence TTGCCCACCTACCGCTCAATAGGCCTCATGTCCGGCACGTCCATGGACGGCGTCGATGTCGCGTTGATCGAAACCGATGGCGACGCCGCCGTCGTCTTCGGACCGACGGGGCACTACCCCTATAGCGACGCCGACCGCGCGCTGCTGCGCAACGCGCTCGCCGAAGCCGCGACGCTTGAAGATCGCGACGCGCGGCCCGGCGTTCTCGCCTTCGCGGAGCGCATGGTGACCGACCGCCACGCCGAGGCGGTCGAGGCGTTGTTGCGGGATCATGAGATCGACCCGGCAAGCGTCAATATCGTCGGTTTTCATGGCCAGACGGTGCTGCACCGTCCCAAGCAAAGGCTCACGATCCAGATCGGCGACGGGCCGGCGCTCGCCGCGCGTCTCGGACTCGACGTGGCTTATGATTTCCGCGCCGCCGACATCGCCGCCGGCGGCGAAGGCGCGCCGATTGTGCCCGTGTTCCATCGCGCACTTGTCCTCGCCGGCGGCATGAAGGGTGAGGTCGCGCTGCTCAATATCGGCGGCGTCGCCAACGTCACTTATGTCGCGGACGGCGAGGAGCCGATCGCCTGCGACACGGGGCCCGGCAATGCGCTCATCGACGATCTGATGCTTCAGCGCACCGGCGCGCCGATCGACCGGCACGGCCATATGGCGGCGCGCGGCCGCGTCAATGAAGCGACGCTGCTGAAGATGCTGGCGCATCCCTTCTTCGATCAGCCGCCGCCGAAATCGCTCGACCGCAACGCCTTCGCGCTTGATGCGGTCGCCAAGCTCTCGACCGAGGACGCCGCCGCGACGCTGACCGCCTTTACGGCGTCTTCCGTGCTGCGGCTTTTTCCGCATCTGCCGACTCAGCCGCAACTGCTGATCGTCTGCGGCGGCGGCGCGCGCAATCCGATCCTCGTGCGCGAACTCGTCATGCGCCTGCCGTGCAAGGTGACGACGGCCGACGCGGTCGGATGGTCAGCGGATTCGATGGAGGCGCAGGCCTTCGCCTATCTCGCCGCGCGCGTGCTGGAAGGACTGCCGCTCACCTTCCCGACGACGACCGGCGCGCCTCAAGCCATGTGCGGCGGCGTGCTGGCGCGAGCGGCCGCGTAA
- a CDS encoding ribbon-helix-helix domain-containing protein — MRTLHISLPEELESELAAAVDSGEFESENDAIRAAVAQWRAERLVERMSVDELRRLWREGVESGSGRFGEIDEIKAEARRRHSQS; from the coding sequence ATGCGCACGTTGCACATTTCTCTTCCAGAGGAATTGGAGTCCGAGCTTGCTGCTGCGGTCGATTCCGGCGAGTTCGAGTCCGAGAATGACGCCATTCGCGCCGCAGTCGCACAGTGGCGCGCTGAACGCCTTGTCGAGCGGATGAGCGTGGATGAATTGCGAAGACTATGGCGTGAAGGCGTCGAAAGCGGCTCCGGGCGTTTCGGCGAGATCGATGAAATCAAAGCCGAGGCGCGCCGTCGTCATTCACAGAGCTAA
- the sufD gene encoding Fe-S cluster assembly protein SufD, with protein MIKLASEAEATLSSFYEEMRDKGAPRLRAAGWASFSESGVPNRRVESWHYTDLKTAMGRPAPLATASRAALSLPRAHDSLRLVTLDGVFRPDLSDIARLPDGVVAQSLRDALAQGEPHVLSALASADIGAQDPILALNAALMQDGVVIQIAPGAAIDRAIELTTLASAEAAQSTYTRALVMLGAGARATVIETLGALSSAPAQDNSALVLRLAPGARLDLVTHFSGGVDQAIRVASLLAHLDAGAMINSFALIEGEGLNRRQIFARLDGENAKAVFNGATLGRGRLHADTTLIMDHAKPCGESREVFRNILDDQSVGVFQGKVIVRPGAQKTDGVMQSKALLLSEQAAMNNKPELEIFADDVQCGHGATCGRLDKDQLFYLTARGLPRREAEALLIEGFANEAMDAIEDEQLRAFLSDRVSAWLSRRISR; from the coding sequence ATGATCAAGCTGGCGAGCGAAGCGGAAGCGACGCTTTCCTCCTTTTATGAAGAGATGCGCGACAAGGGCGCGCCGCGTCTGCGCGCGGCCGGCTGGGCGTCATTCTCCGAGTCTGGCGTGCCGAACCGGCGCGTGGAGTCATGGCATTACACGGACCTGAAAACCGCGATGGGCCGGCCGGCGCCGCTCGCCACCGCCTCCCGCGCCGCATTGTCGCTGCCGCGCGCGCATGATTCTCTGCGGCTCGTCACGCTCGATGGCGTTTTCCGGCCAGATCTTTCGGACATCGCGCGGCTCCCCGATGGCGTCGTCGCGCAATCGCTGCGCGACGCGCTGGCGCAGGGCGAGCCGCATGTCCTGTCAGCGCTCGCCAGCGCCGATATCGGCGCGCAGGACCCGATCCTCGCGCTCAATGCGGCGCTGATGCAGGACGGCGTCGTCATTCAGATCGCGCCGGGCGCTGCGATCGACCGCGCGATCGAACTCACGACGTTGGCGTCGGCGGAAGCCGCGCAATCGACCTATACGCGCGCGCTCGTCATGCTGGGCGCGGGCGCGCGAGCGACAGTGATCGAAACTCTAGGAGCGCTTTCGTCGGCGCCGGCGCAGGACAATAGCGCCCTCGTGCTTCGCTTGGCGCCAGGCGCGCGCCTCGACCTCGTCACTCATTTCTCGGGCGGCGTCGATCAGGCGATCCGCGTCGCGTCGCTGCTCGCGCATCTCGACGCGGGGGCCATGATCAATTCCTTCGCGCTGATCGAAGGCGAAGGGTTGAACCGAAGGCAGATCTTCGCGCGCCTCGACGGCGAGAACGCGAAGGCGGTCTTTAACGGCGCGACCTTGGGACGCGGCCGCTTGCACGCCGACACGACCCTCATCATGGATCACGCAAAACCATGCGGCGAAAGCCGGGAGGTTTTTCGTAATATCCTCGATGACCAGAGCGTCGGCGTGTTTCAGGGCAAGGTTATCGTGCGTCCGGGCGCGCAGAAGACGGACGGCGTCATGCAGTCGAAGGCGCTGTTACTCTCCGAGCAGGCGGCGATGAACAACAAGCCGGAGCTCGAAATCTTCGCCGACGACGTGCAATGCGGCCATGGCGCGACGTGCGGCAGGCTCGACAAGGATCAGTTGTTCTATCTCACCGCGCGCGGACTGCCGCGCCGCGAGGCCGAAGCCTTGCTTATCGAGGGCTTCGCCAATGAGGCGATGGACGCAATCGAGGATGAGCAGTTGAGGGCGTTTCTCAGCGATCGCGTCAGCGCGTGGCTTTCTAGAAGGATCAGCCGATGA
- the sufB gene encoding Fe-S cluster assembly protein SufB: MAARQETVARVESIDVDAYKYGFSTDIESEKAPKGLNEDIVRFISAKKGEPQWLTDWRLDAYRRWLTMPEPRWARVHYPRIDFQDLYYYSAPKSTPGPKSLDEVDPELLRTYEKLGIPLREQEILAGVETRRVAVDAVFDSVSVATTFKAELAKAGVIFCPISEAVQTHPELVRKYLGSVVPVTDNFYATLNSAVFSDGSFVYVPKGVRCPMELSTYFRINEQNTGQFERTLIIADEGSYVSYLEGCTAPKRDENQLHAAVVELVALDDAEIKYSTVQNWYPGDSEGRGGIYNFVTKRGDCRGRNSHISWTQVETGSAITWKYPSCILRGDGSQGEFYSIAVSNGYQQVDSGTKMLHLGKNTKSRIISKGISAGRSQNTYRGQVSAHRKADGARNFTQCDSLLIGPNCGAHTVPYIESKNPSAQFEHEATTSKISEDQLFYAMQRGLSAEEATALIVNGFVRDVLQQLPMEFAVEAQKLISISLEGSVG; encoded by the coding sequence ATGGCGGCTCGTCAGGAGACCGTTGCGCGCGTCGAGTCAATCGACGTCGACGCCTATAAGTACGGGTTTTCGACCGATATCGAATCGGAAAAGGCCCCCAAAGGGCTGAATGAAGACATCGTTCGTTTCATCTCGGCCAAGAAGGGCGAGCCGCAATGGCTTACCGACTGGCGCCTCGACGCTTACCGGCGCTGGCTGACGATGCCTGAGCCGCGCTGGGCGCGTGTTCACTATCCCCGCATCGACTTCCAGGACCTCTATTATTACTCGGCGCCGAAATCGACGCCGGGCCCGAAGTCGCTCGACGAGGTCGATCCCGAGCTGCTGCGCACATATGAGAAGCTGGGCATTCCGCTGCGCGAGCAGGAGATTCTCGCCGGCGTCGAAACGCGCCGCGTCGCCGTCGACGCGGTTTTCGACAGCGTATCCGTCGCGACCACCTTCAAGGCGGAACTGGCCAAAGCCGGCGTGATCTTCTGTCCGATTTCCGAGGCGGTGCAAACGCACCCGGAGCTCGTGCGCAAATATCTTGGCTCGGTCGTGCCGGTGACCGACAATTTCTACGCGACGCTGAACAGCGCGGTCTTCTCCGACGGCTCCTTCGTCTATGTGCCAAAGGGCGTGCGCTGCCCGATGGAGCTTTCGACCTACTTCCGCATCAATGAGCAGAATACGGGACAGTTCGAGCGCACGCTGATCATCGCCGACGAAGGCTCGTATGTGAGCTACCTCGAAGGCTGCACGGCGCCCAAGCGCGACGAAAACCAGCTTCATGCGGCCGTGGTGGAGCTCGTCGCGCTCGACGACGCCGAAATCAAATATTCGACGGTGCAGAACTGGTATCCCGGCGACAGCGAGGGCAGGGGCGGAATTTACAATTTCGTCACCAAGCGCGGCGATTGTCGCGGCCGCAACTCGCATATTTCCTGGACGCAGGTCGAGACGGGTTCGGCGATCACCTGGAAATATCCGTCATGCATCCTGCGCGGCGACGGCTCGCAAGGCGAGTTCTACTCGATCGCGGTGTCGAACGGCTATCAGCAGGTCGACAGCGGCACCAAGATGCTGCATCTCGGCAAGAACACCAAAAGCCGCATCATCTCCAAAGGCATCTCGGCCGGACGTTCGCAGAACACTTATCGGGGCCAGGTTTCCGCGCATCGTAAGGCCGATGGCGCGCGCAATTTCACGCAGTGCGACAGTCTGCTGATCGGGCCCAACTGCGGGGCGCATACGGTTCCCTATATCGAATCGAAGAATCCGAGCGCGCAGTTCGAGCATGAAGCGACCACGTCGAAGATTTCCGAAGACCAGCTGTTCTACGCCATGCAGCGCGGGCTTTCGGCGGAAGAGGCGACGGCGCTGATCGTCAACGGCTTCGTGCGCGACGTGCTGCAGCAGCTGCCGATGGAGTTCGCGGTCGAGGCGCAGAAGCTGATTTCGATCTCGCTTGAAGGAAGCGTGGGGTGA
- a CDS encoding cysteine desulfurase family protein — protein MSARVYLDHNATSPLRPEARAAMLDALETLGNPSSVHAEGRAAKALLEDARAAVAQAIGAERRSVVFTSGATEAANLALTPALRREGDEAPIEALLIGAGEHHCVLQGHRFPPDAVETLPLTPEGVISLDALEEALVRRSGSRVMLALQAVNNETGVIQPVAEAAALIHAAKGVLVCDAVQSVGRLKTTFATTGADIMFFSSHKLGGPMGVGALAFRDESLHLEAPALRGGGQEFGRRAGTENVAGIAGFAAALTAATADLAGEASRLADLRDALERQVLKVAPDARFYGSRAPRAPNASAFSLPGLAPRTMLMALDLENVALSAGSACSSGKMTASHVLAAMGAAEREALRASFGWSSTQEDVEQFGKVLARVVDRMRSRHFAA, from the coding sequence ATGTCCGCCCGCGTCTATCTCGACCACAACGCGACATCGCCGCTGCGCCCGGAAGCGCGGGCGGCGATGCTCGATGCGCTGGAGACGCTCGGCAATCCTTCCTCCGTCCATGCCGAGGGCAGGGCGGCCAAGGCGCTGCTCGAAGACGCGCGGGCCGCGGTCGCGCAAGCGATCGGCGCGGAGCGGCGCAGCGTCGTCTTCACCAGCGGCGCGACAGAGGCGGCGAATCTCGCGCTTACGCCGGCGCTTCGCCGAGAGGGCGACGAAGCGCCAATAGAGGCATTGCTGATCGGCGCCGGCGAGCACCACTGCGTCTTGCAGGGGCATCGCTTTCCGCCCGACGCGGTTGAAACCCTTCCGTTGACCCCGGAAGGCGTCATTTCGCTCGACGCGCTGGAAGAGGCGCTCGTGCGGCGCTCCGGCAGTCGCGTGATGCTCGCGCTGCAGGCCGTCAACAATGAAACCGGCGTCATCCAGCCCGTCGCCGAGGCGGCCGCGCTGATCCATGCGGCGAAAGGCGTCCTTGTCTGCGACGCCGTGCAATCCGTCGGCCGACTGAAGACGACATTCGCGACGACCGGCGCGGATATAATGTTCTTTTCCTCACATAAGCTGGGCGGGCCCATGGGCGTCGGCGCGCTCGCCTTTCGTGATGAGAGCCTGCATCTGGAGGCGCCGGCGCTGCGCGGCGGCGGCCAGGAATTCGGCCGCCGCGCGGGGACGGAGAATGTCGCCGGAATCGCCGGCTTTGCAGCGGCGCTGACGGCGGCGACCGCCGATTTGGCAGGAGAGGCGTCTCGACTCGCAGATTTGCGCGACGCGTTGGAGCGGCAAGTCTTGAAAGTCGCGCCAGACGCCCGATTCTACGGTTCAAGGGCGCCGCGCGCGCCAAACGCCAGCGCTTTCTCGCTTCCCGGCCTCGCCCCACGCACAATGTTGATGGCGCTTGACCTAGAGAATGTCGCGCTTTCAGCAGGCTCAGCCTGTTCTTCAGGCAAAATGACGGCGTCGCACGTGCTTGCGGCAATGGGCGCGGCTGAAAGGGAGGCGCTGAGGGCCAGTTTCGGTTGGTCTTCGACGCAAGAGGATGTAGAACAGTTCGGAAAGGTTCTTGCACGTGTCGTGGATCGCATGCGGTCCCGGCATTTCGCCGCCTAG
- the sufC gene encoding Fe-S cluster assembly ATPase SufC, protein MLEIKDLHVSVGEREILKGLTLSVKAGEVAAIMGPNGTGKSTLSYVIAGREGYEATTGDVRLNGENILELDPAERAAKGVFLAFQYPVEIPGVATMTFLKAALNAQRRARGEPELQTPEFMKRVKEAAASLGIAQDMLRRPLNAGFSGGEKKRMEILQMALLQPRLAILDETDSGLDIDALRVVADGVNALRSPERAVIVITHYQRLLEYIRPDSVHVMAQGRIMRSGGPELALELEERGYQDYIAQEAA, encoded by the coding sequence ATGCTCGAAATCAAGGACCTCCACGTCTCCGTCGGCGAGCGGGAAATCCTCAAAGGCCTGACGCTCAGCGTTAAGGCCGGAGAAGTCGCGGCGATCATGGGGCCGAACGGGACGGGCAAATCGACGCTCTCCTACGTCATCGCCGGGCGCGAAGGCTATGAGGCGACGACGGGCGACGTGCGGCTCAACGGAGAGAATATTCTCGAACTCGATCCCGCGGAGCGGGCCGCCAAGGGCGTCTTTCTCGCCTTTCAATATCCCGTCGAGATCCCCGGCGTCGCGACCATGACGTTCCTCAAGGCGGCGCTCAACGCGCAGCGCCGCGCCCGCGGCGAGCCGGAATTGCAGACGCCGGAGTTCATGAAGCGCGTCAAGGAGGCCGCGGCGTCGCTCGGCATCGCACAGGATATGCTGCGCCGGCCGCTGAACGCCGGTTTTTCGGGCGGCGAGAAGAAACGGATGGAAATCCTGCAGATGGCGCTCCTGCAGCCGCGTCTCGCGATCCTCGATGAGACGGATTCGGGGCTCGACATCGACGCGCTGCGCGTCGTGGCGGACGGCGTCAACGCGCTGCGCTCGCCCGAGCGCGCCGTCATCGTCATTACCCATTATCAGCGCCTGCTTGAATATATCAGGCCAGATTCTGTGCATGTGATGGCGCAGGGGCGCATCATGCGGTCGGGCGGTCCGGAACTTGCTCTGGAGCTCGAGGAGCGCGGCTATCAGGATTACATCGCGCAAGAGGCGGCATAA
- a CDS encoding vWA domain-containing protein — MAEHDHLSKLKDAPIPPPDGEAKRLALAAAMAAFEKGAAETQGSAAPQRLSHASSPTEGKRKMRQTFYFNRALAASIAALMIGAPAAFMLSRNYAPGGGSISNPVGPISPAAEVAVAPRMEAPAAIQPAPAPSASVAGEERAKTAGALGGRRDGLVAPPPPRLAGRDGAAQRLSRSIQPAKPVAVMNAEGVRPPMSVDTNVAPESEFRDRFESKETNPVKLAATDPVSTFSIDVDAASYAFARRALNAGRLPPKDSVRVEEFVNYFPYDYPKPESAQTPFKPTITVTPSPWNAGNRLVHVAIQGYALQSAERPRANLVFLIDVSGSMSPQDRLPLVKNALRMLVDELKPEDTVAVVTYASGSGVALEPTKVADKAKILGAIDALGAGGSTAGAQGIQDAYRLAESNFDRSAVNRVILATDGDFNVGVTDQRELKGLIERKREKGVFLSILGVGQGNYNDALMQALAQNGNGAAVYVDNLNEARKALVEEASSTLFPIAKDVKIQVEWNPARVSEYRLIGYETRALRREDFNNDKVDAGDVGSGHRVTAIYEITQVGAEKKLVDDLRYGKKTPAPVSAQGAESELGFLKLRYKLPKEEASRLITQPIAESPSIESIARASQDVRFSVAVAAFAQLLKGAPYLGDYSYDDVIALAQSAKGDDPFGYRAEFVNLARLAKSARP; from the coding sequence GTGGCCGAACACGACCATCTCTCAAAGCTCAAAGACGCGCCGATCCCGCCGCCCGATGGCGAGGCGAAGCGCCTAGCGCTCGCAGCGGCGATGGCCGCTTTTGAGAAAGGCGCGGCCGAGACCCAAGGATCGGCCGCGCCGCAACGTCTCAGTCACGCATCCTCTCCAACGGAAGGGAAAAGAAAGATGCGTCAGACGTTCTATTTCAACCGCGCGCTCGCGGCCTCGATCGCCGCGCTGATGATCGGCGCGCCCGCCGCCTTCATGCTCTCGCGCAACTATGCGCCGGGCGGCGGGAGCATATCCAATCCTGTTGGCCCCATCTCGCCGGCGGCCGAGGTCGCCGTAGCGCCGCGCATGGAGGCTCCGGCGGCAATCCAGCCCGCTCCCGCGCCCTCGGCCTCTGTCGCAGGAGAAGAGAGAGCGAAGACGGCGGGCGCGCTCGGAGGTCGACGCGACGGCCTTGTTGCGCCGCCGCCTCCGCGCCTCGCCGGTCGAGACGGCGCCGCGCAGCGGCTGTCGCGATCTATTCAGCCCGCGAAACCGGTCGCCGTGATGAACGCAGAAGGCGTCCGGCCGCCGATGTCGGTTGATACGAATGTCGCGCCTGAGAGCGAATTTCGCGACAGGTTCGAGTCAAAGGAGACGAACCCCGTCAAGTTAGCGGCGACGGACCCCGTCTCGACCTTCTCGATCGACGTCGATGCCGCCTCCTACGCCTTCGCGCGCCGCGCGCTCAACGCCGGGCGCCTGCCGCCGAAAGATTCGGTGCGGGTCGAGGAGTTCGTCAATTACTTTCCCTACGACTATCCGAAGCCCGAAAGCGCGCAGACGCCATTCAAGCCGACGATCACGGTGACGCCAAGCCCGTGGAACGCCGGCAATCGCCTCGTGCATGTGGCGATACAGGGCTATGCGCTGCAAAGCGCCGAGCGCCCGCGCGCCAATCTCGTGTTTCTGATCGACGTGTCGGGCTCCATGTCGCCGCAGGATCGGCTGCCGCTCGTCAAGAACGCGCTGCGGATGCTGGTCGACGAGTTGAAGCCTGAAGACACGGTCGCGGTCGTCACCTACGCTTCGGGCTCGGGCGTCGCGCTCGAGCCGACGAAGGTCGCCGACAAGGCCAAAATTCTCGGGGCGATCGACGCCCTCGGCGCGGGCGGCTCGACCGCCGGCGCGCAAGGCATTCAGGACGCCTACCGCCTGGCGGAGAGCAACTTTGACAGGTCGGCGGTCAATCGCGTGATCCTCGCCACCGACGGCGATTTCAATGTCGGCGTCACGGATCAGCGCGAATTGAAGGGGCTGATCGAAAGAAAGCGCGAGAAGGGCGTTTTCCTGTCGATACTCGGCGTCGGCCAAGGCAATTACAACGACGCGCTGATGCAAGCGTTGGCGCAGAACGGCAATGGCGCGGCGGTCTATGTCGATAACCTCAACGAAGCGCGCAAAGCGCTGGTTGAGGAAGCGTCGTCGACGCTCTTTCCTATCGCCAAGGACGTTAAAATCCAGGTGGAGTGGAATCCGGCTCGCGTCTCAGAATATCGCCTGATCGGTTATGAAACCCGCGCGCTGCGCCGCGAGGATTTCAACAACGACAAGGTGGACGCAGGCGATGTCGGCTCCGGTCACCGCGTCACCGCGATTTACGAGATCACACAGGTCGGCGCCGAAAAGAAGCTGGTCGACGATCTGCGTTACGGCAAGAAGACGCCGGCGCCGGTCTCGGCGCAGGGTGCGGAAAGCGAACTCGGCTTCCTCAAGCTGCGCTACAAGCTGCCGAAGGAGGAGGCCTCACGGCTTATCACGCAGCCGATCGCCGAATCGCCAAGCATTGAAAGTATCGCGCGCGCGTCGCAGGACGTGCGATTCTCCGTCGCCGTCGCGGCCTTCGCGCAGCTGCTGAAAGGCGCGCCCTATCTTGGCGATTACAGCTACGACGATGTGATCGCGCTGGCGCAGAGCGCCAAGGGCGACGATCCGTTCGGCTACCGCGCGGAATTCGTCAATCTCGCGCGGCTGGCGAAGTCGGCGCGGCCGTAA